Sequence from the Pseudomonas frederiksbergensis genome:
GTTTTTCCCAAGCCGTTCAATTGCGCCGAACTGATTGCTTGTATTGACTCGGTGCTTGGTCGTCTGGCTTGACGTGGTGTTGTGTATACCGTTGGTGCTGACGAAAAAAAACGGCGCCCTTCCTATCCGGAAAAGGCGCCGTCTTCAACTCGACAGCTCACGCCAGAAACAGATATCCAGGGATATCAGTCATCGCGTCCCATCAAGCCGAACAGCTGCAACAAGCTGACGAACAGGTTGTAGATCGATACATACAGGCTGATGGTCGCCATGATGTAGTTACGCTCGCCGCCGTGGATGATGGCGCTGGTCTGATAAAGGATGCAGACCGACGAGAACAGCACGAAGCCGGCGCTGATCGCCAGTTGCAGGCCGCTGATCTGGAAGAAGAAGCTTGCCACGACCGCACCCAGCAACACGAAGAACCCTGCGGTGATGAAACCGCTCAGGAAGCTCATGTCCTTGCGGGAGATCAACACGTAGGCCGACAGGCCGCCAAACACCAGGGCGGTCATGGCGAAGGCCGAGCTGACCACTTCGGCGCCGCCTTGCATCCCCAGGTAACGGTTGAGGATCGGGCCGAGCAGGAAGCCCATGAAACCGGTCAGGGCGAAGGCGGAAACCAGGCCCCAGGCCGAATCGCGGAGCTTGTTGGTGAGGAAGAAAAGGCCGTAGAAACCGATCAGCACGACAAAGATGTTCGGATAACCGACACGCATCTGTTGTGCGACGAAGGCCATCACGCCGCTGAAAGCGAGCGTGAGTGCCAGCAGGCCATAAGTGTTGCGCAGGACGCGGCTAACCTCTAGCTGCTCAGCCTGCACGCTGTTGTTCACTGCGTAATCCTGTTCGCGCATGGCGACACTCCTCCGGTTCTGAAACATTCAGTGGCAACGATCATAACAGACGCTCTGTAACAAGCTACGTAGAGAGTTTGACAGTGTGTTTCATTCGGGTATTATGGCGCCCGCAACGCAATACGGAGGTGTGGCCGAGTGGTTTAAGGCAACGGTCTTGAAAACCGTCGACTGTAACAGGTCCATGAGTTCGAATCCCATCGCCTCCGCCATCTTTTAACGACAAAGCCCTGATTATTCAGGGCTT
This genomic interval carries:
- a CDS encoding Bax inhibitor-1/YccA family protein encodes the protein MREQDYAVNNSVQAEQLEVSRVLRNTYGLLALTLAFSGVMAFVAQQMRVGYPNIFVVLIGFYGLFFLTNKLRDSAWGLVSAFALTGFMGFLLGPILNRYLGMQGGAEVVSSAFAMTALVFGGLSAYVLISRKDMSFLSGFITAGFFVLLGAVVASFFFQISGLQLAISAGFVLFSSVCILYQTSAIIHGGERNYIMATISLYVSIYNLFVSLLQLFGLMGRDD